The following are encoded together in the Poseidonibacter lekithochrous genome:
- a CDS encoding MFS transporter codes for MNSDIKKLTIFTLLLISMTTMMSNVAIVTALPHLKEHFTDIKNIEFYSRLMLTLPSFVIAILAPILGHIIFRFGKKRSAIIALIVFAISGSTGLYLDSLELLLASRAVFGVCVATLMIVSTSLVGDYFKEQSRHKFMGYQSAFTAVGGVVFVIGGGFLSDISWRYSFGIYLIGFLLLPLAITQLKEVKINTIKDDEVQVSSKMYFIYFLSFCYMLIFFILPTQIPFLLIEEFGASGKFAGSVIGTAFLANAFGAITFSKLKARYSYSTIFLIATFIIAMGFTGVGLVQELHLFYFTAPLLGFGGGIMLTNLTAWMLSRTTLKKRVKTSGYFTSALFFGQFSSPLIFHSAVSNLGVQDFFFVVGISLITIVFISSYIMKLQR; via the coding sequence ATGAATTCAGATATTAAAAAACTTACTATATTTACACTATTATTAATCTCTATGACAACTATGATGTCAAACGTAGCTATTGTTACAGCTTTACCTCATCTAAAAGAACATTTTACTGATATTAAAAACATAGAATTTTACTCACGACTTATGCTTACACTACCCTCTTTTGTTATAGCAATACTTGCGCCTATTTTAGGACATATTATTTTTCGATTTGGTAAAAAACGATCAGCTATTATCGCACTGATTGTATTTGCTATTTCGGGAAGTACTGGTCTTTATTTGGACAGCTTAGAATTACTTCTAGCTTCTAGAGCTGTATTTGGAGTTTGTGTTGCTACACTAATGATTGTATCTACTTCACTTGTTGGAGATTATTTTAAAGAACAAAGCCGACATAAATTTATGGGATATCAAAGTGCATTTACTGCTGTTGGTGGGGTTGTATTTGTTATTGGTGGAGGTTTTCTATCTGATATATCATGGAGATATTCTTTTGGTATTTATCTTATTGGATTTTTACTTTTGCCTTTGGCAATTACTCAATTAAAAGAAGTGAAAATTAATACTATAAAAGATGATGAAGTACAAGTTAGTTCAAAAATGTATTTTATATATTTTCTTAGCTTTTGTTATATGTTGATATTTTTTATTTTACCTACTCAAATACCATTTTTACTTATTGAAGAGTTTGGAGCTTCTGGGAAGTTTGCAGGAAGTGTTATTGGTACTGCTTTTTTAGCTAATGCATTTGGAGCTATTACTTTCTCAAAACTAAAAGCTAGATACTCATACTCAACTATATTTCTAATAGCTACTTTTATTATTGCTATGGGATTTACAGGTGTTGGCTTAGTTCAAGAATTACATCTATTTTATTTTACAGCTCCTTTACTTGGTTTTGGTGGGGGAATAATGCTTACAAACCTTACAGCATGGATGTTAAGTCGTACCACATTAAAGAAAAGAGTTAAAACTTCGGGATACTTTACTAGTGCTTTATTTTTTGGACAGTTTAGCTCCCCTTTGATTTTCCATAGTGCGGTATCAAATCTTGGGGTTCAGGACTTCTTTTTTGTAGTTGGAATAAGTTTAATAACTATTGTTTTTATTAGCTCTTACATAATGAAATTACAGCGGTGA
- the msrA gene encoding peptide-methionine (S)-S-oxide reductase MsrA, giving the protein MNKYFVIAVLGVLALFFTNFSSAIEVPKNKNIDYENTKRAYFAGGCFWGVEHLMESKKGVKDVISGYMGGTVENPNYYGVIKGDTGHVETVEVIYDPREVSYETLAKLFFEIHDPTQKDGQGPDIGSQYLSVVFYGNDEEKKTTEKLINILESKGYDVATTLKPHSPFYAAEGYHQNYYLRTGKTPYCHVYKKIFD; this is encoded by the coding sequence ATGAATAAATATTTTGTAATAGCAGTACTTGGAGTATTAGCATTATTCTTTACAAACTTTTCTTCTGCAATAGAAGTGCCTAAAAACAAAAACATTGATTATGAAAACACTAAAAGAGCATATTTTGCAGGTGGTTGTTTTTGGGGTGTTGAGCACCTAATGGAAAGCAAAAAAGGTGTAAAGGACGTAATTAGTGGTTATATGGGTGGAACTGTAGAAAATCCTAATTATTACGGCGTAATAAAAGGCGATACAGGACATGTGGAAACTGTAGAGGTTATTTATGACCCAAGAGAAGTATCATATGAAACTCTTGCAAAACTATTCTTTGAAATCCATGACCCAACACAAAAAGACGGGCAAGGTCCAGATATTGGAAGTCAATACCTATCAGTGGTATTTTATGGAAATGATGAAGAAAAGAAAACTACAGAGAAACTAATAAATATCCTAGAGTCAAAAGGTTATGATGTAGCAACAACTCTTAAACCTCATAGTCCATTTTATGCAGCGGAAGGTTACCATCAAAACTATTATTTAAGAACTGGCAAAACTCCATATTGTCATGTGTATAAAAAAATCTTTGATTAA
- a CDS encoding Abi family protein: protein MSNLQEQLQNIKNQENRYQKKFKTFDEQLILLKQRKLNITNDSFVLSKLQRINYYRLSAYFLPFKQLQDTDKKDDFLENTSFENIIQLYYFDSELRKIIFEAIESIEIYFRTQITYSHALRYESFGYLEKDNFECSQGFFEKVLLNLKDETKRSEEIFIKHFKDTYQTTDLPLWAVVEVVSFGTISKLYSILKTNEQKEVIFKLKGINNNVFKNWLHGLSVVRNICAHHSRLWNKTLGVKFEIPRKLNEFKSIKRTSLVDGKEIKLNDKIFFVLSIIEFILSSIGEDEIEFKTKIKNLIKKYPKVKYESMGFIENWEQNPIWKDEE, encoded by the coding sequence ATGAGTAACTTACAAGAACAACTTCAAAATATAAAAAATCAAGAAAATAGATATCAAAAAAAGTTTAAAACTTTTGATGAACAATTAATTTTATTAAAACAAAGAAAACTAAATATTACAAATGATTCTTTTGTATTATCTAAACTTCAAAGAATTAACTACTATAGACTTAGTGCTTATTTTTTACCATTTAAACAACTTCAAGATACAGATAAAAAAGATGATTTTTTAGAAAATACTTCTTTTGAAAATATTATTCAATTATATTATTTTGATAGTGAACTTAGAAAAATCATATTTGAAGCAATTGAGAGTATTGAGATATATTTTCGTACACAAATTACATATAGTCATGCTCTTAGATATGAATCATTTGGATATTTAGAAAAAGATAACTTTGAATGTTCTCAAGGTTTTTTTGAGAAAGTACTATTAAATCTAAAAGATGAAACAAAAAGATCAGAAGAAATTTTTATAAAACATTTTAAAGATACATATCAAACTACAGACTTACCACTTTGGGCAGTAGTAGAAGTAGTATCCTTTGGAACAATATCAAAACTGTATTCAATACTGAAAACAAATGAACAAAAAGAAGTGATATTTAAACTAAAAGGTATAAATAACAATGTCTTCAAAAACTGGCTTCATGGATTATCAGTAGTACGAAATATTTGTGCTCATCATAGTAGACTTTGGAATAAAACTTTAGGTGTTAAATTTGAAATACCAAGGAAACTTAATGAATTTAAAAGTATTAAAAGAACTAGCTTAGTTGATGGGAAAGAAATAAAACTAAATGACAAAATATTTTTTGTATTGAGTATTATTGAATTTATTCTTTCAAGTATAGGAGAAGATGAAATAGAGTTTAAAACAAAAATTAAAAACTTAATAAAAAAATATCCCAAAGTAAAATATGAGAGCATGGGATTTATTGAAAACTGGGAACAAAATCCTATTTGGAAAGATGAAGAATAA